One stretch of Corvus hawaiiensis isolate bCorHaw1 chromosome 1, bCorHaw1.pri.cur, whole genome shotgun sequence DNA includes these proteins:
- the TMEM106B gene encoding transmembrane protein 106B, producing the protein MGKSLSHLPMHTCKEDGYDGSSVSDNVRNGLVHSEVHNEDSRCGDVSQFPYVEFTGRDSVTCPTCQGTGRIPRGQENQLVALIPYSDQRLRPRRTKLYVTASVTVCLLLSGLAVFFLFPRSIDVQYIGVKSVYVTYEQDRRIIYLNITNTLNITNNNYYSVEVANITAQVQFSKTVIGKARLNNITNIGPLDMKQIDYMVPTVIQDEMSYMYDFCTLPSIKVHNIVVMMQVTVTTSYLGHPEQISQERYQYVDCGGNTTYQLGQSEYLNVLQPPQ; encoded by the exons ATGGGAAAATCACTTTCTCACCTGCCAATGCATACCTGCAAGGAAGATGGCTATGATGGAAGCTCAGTGTCTGATAACGTGAGGAACGGTTTAGTTCACTCGGAAGTGCACAATGAAGACAGCAGATGTGGAGATGTATCCCAGTTTCCGTATGTGGAATTTACAGGAAGAGACAGTGTGACCTGCCCaacctgccagggaacaggaaGAATTCCACGag GGCAGGAAAATCAGCTGGTAGCACTAATTCCATACAGTGATCAGAGACTGAGGCCAAGAAGAAC aaagctCTATGTGACTGCTTCTGTAACTGTGTGTTTACTACTTTCTGGGCTGgctgtatttttcttgtttcctcGCTCAATTGACGTTCAGTACATTGGTGTGAAGTCAGTATATGTCACTTACGAACAGGATAGACGGATAATCTATCTAAATATTACA aacACACTGAATATAACGAATAACAACTATTACTCTGTTGAAGTGGCAAATATCACAGCCCAAGTTCAGTTTTCAAAAACAGTTATTGGCAAGGCACGGTTAAACAACATCACCAACATTGGTCCACTGGATATGAAACAG attgaTTATATGGTGCCTACAGTCATACAAGATGAAATGAGCTACATGTA TGACTTCTGTACTTTACCATCTATCAAAGTACATAACATTGTAGTGATGATGCA aGTGACAGTGACAACCTCGTACTTAGGCCACCCTGAGCAAATATCCCAGGAGAGATACCAGTATGTGGACTGTGGAGGAAACACGACCTACCAACTGGGCCAGTCAGAATATTTAAATGTCCTTCAGCCTCCACAGTAA